In Rutidosis leptorrhynchoides isolate AG116_Rl617_1_P2 chromosome 6, CSIRO_AGI_Rlap_v1, whole genome shotgun sequence, the DNA window CCCATGTTTGTTTTGAGTAATCTTTGATGTTATTACCCTCAGGATTCACACAATTCCATACTCTTTCATTTTTACCAACAAATAATGGTACTAAACCAAGATTTTGTTTCACTACAAGTTGTTGCTTGACGGCACTCTCTAGGGCCTTCTTAACATCAATATTACGCTGTTTGGGATCACCATATTGAATGCAACTAGTTATGTTTTCTTCAGTAGGCAATATCTTTTCAGTTTTCAGTGTGTTCAAGGCAAGTAGAATTATCCCTATCATGCGTTGAACAGATTCTGGTGGTTTTGGGCATCCAGGTGTACCCCACACACCGCAACCATTTGTGGTGTCCGGTGGTGAGGAAGTTGATGGCTTAGAATCGGGATTATTAGCCGGGTATTTGTTCAGAGTAGATTTGTTTGGCATACCATGTCCTTTTTGTGGACTATTTGCGTATGCATGATTTGCAGAATTAGTGGAATTCTGTATCGGATGTCTACCATTAAGTGGTTTAGCTGTTACCGAGCTTTCTTTTAAGTTAAGCTTACCAACATCAGGAACATATTCAGGCCTGTGAGGCGTATAATGAGGACGCGTATGTGAATTGGGAGGAAAGAAATTTATTGGTGCAAGTGCAGGAGTTCCCGGGGGATTAATAGGCTTTACTGACTGTGGATGATGACCTTGGTAGCCAGTCGCATTATTTCCATTGCTCCACGAATAATCAGGGTGAACATGAATGTAATTAGGGTTTGATCCACTTGAAGAAACATTAGCAGTGTGACTAGGCTGCATATATCCAGGTTGTTGAGAGTTTGATTTAATTTGATACTCCATACTCCCATTCGGCGGACTCGAAGTTATAGACATAACTGGTTGACTAAAGTTTTTCCTTAATGGTTTTCCCTTGGGTTTAAAATCAGTTGTTTTTCCTAAACTTGCAAATTTCTGCAACCCTGGATTCGGATTGCCATACCCATTATCCAATATCTGAACCGGCTCAGAAACCGGGATATGTCCTGACTGGCCATGGCCATAGCCATTATCAACTGGCTGAGGTGATTCACCATTTGTTAATGGTGGTCCTCCGGCTAATAGACTAGTCCAAAGCCACACGCTCTTTGCTGCGGCAAGGAGTGAGACGGATGCTTTATGAGGTTGTGCTAAAAGAATATTATATTTCCTCATCCTTAATTGATGTAAAGCGTTCGAGAAGTCTCGATCACCAGATATTAACAAATAAGTGCAAGGGGCGGGATTATCGACGGCCCAAAATAACATGTCCACCAATATTTTCTTGTCACTTGCATCTTTGACACCtagactcaaaaaaaaaaaaaaaaaaattaaaaaaaaataaaatggttATGAGATGCATAACATACATTAGGACAATTAAAAATATTGTAACATAATATTTTCATCAAGTTAAcaaaaaaagggaaaaaaaaaaaaaaatctaaaactCATAACTTCAatcataaaaattacataaatagatCATCAATTGTAAAAACAGATATACTCAAGTGTTAAACATCTCATAATAGGGTTTATAGAAATCAATTCCACCACGGTCTACTCACTCATATACTATAAGTAGCAAATTAAATTCCAACTTAATATAATTCTGCCATGTACAGTAATATatacaatacataaataaataaatatagaatatataaatatagaatatataaatatagaatatATAGAAACAAAAAAAGtgcaagcatatatatatatataccagcgGGCACGTGATTTAAGGCGATTCCGGTACTATTAAGACCTTGTTGAACAGAAGAAGGGATCCGATTAGTATCACCGTAAGCAGAAATTGATACGGGCCCACAATAATTCATATTAACCAACGCAGAACTTATATTCTGTGCGATCGAATGCGGTTCAAAACCTTTAGGTACTTGACAATTTTCTATATCCCACCATACTGATATCTTCGATTTTATGTATTCTTGTTCGGCCATATTTACAAACGGCGACGGTTTACTACACCAGATCGGTTATAAAAGCCGCCGGAAGATTAGATGGCGCACGATAGTAGATGAtgggtttctattttttttttttttcttttttttttttttttggattttgttTTGTGTCCAAAGAAAAATAAGGGAAAGGGTTAGGAAGTGGATGAGAATTGGACTGGCGGACTATTTTAAAAACACGAGGGAAGGGGTCCCACTTTTTGTAGAATTGTTACGGTTGATTTACGAAACTGCCCCTGAGTTGACTGGGGTCTGGGAGTCTAGGATGGTCGATTTTATTATTTTTAGCGAAAAACCAAGGCGGTAAACTTTCATCCAAGAATAAAAAAACTCTAAAACTGATAGAAATTATAAATAGAATATAAtcaattcttcttcttcttattattattattattattattattattaataattattattattattattatttgtaacacCCCGTCCCACATCGGATTGTGTAAGATTGTTTGAGTCCCTTATAAGGTAACTTCCATCCTTAccagacacaacgcgttttggggctacaagcacagcagatctcatgagaactctgcaattaagcgtgctcgagcgggagtagtactaggatgggtgacctcctgggaaatcctcgtagaaaaagccgtgcgcctacgggcaaagcggacaatattgtggtcgcgGTAAGGTGGAATTGTGTAAGATTGTTTGAGTCTCTTATAAGGTAACTTCCATCCTTACCAGACACAGCGCGTTTTGGGgctacaagcacagcagatcccatgaaactcaattattattattattattattattattactattattattattaagaatgttacatcatcattattattattattattattattactattattatattaaagTAAACTCAATTAAAACTTATCTATAAGTTAAGATATCTTGCATAGCAAGTTAACATAGTAGTATTAAATAGGAAACTAAATAATTTTTTAATATAATTAATCACGAATAATATAATGGAtaaaatattttataataaaaacaaTACAAGCAAGTCTTCCGATTTGCAACAAAACAAGACAAGAGAACCAAGACAAGCGGAACTTTAACAAACCGAACACGTACGGCCAAAAAAAAAGAACGAACCATGAAACTAACGCTACAACAAACAAAAGCCCTTACCGTTGGGAGGGGTTGTATGAAATCCTAGGTTGCGGTTAATTTACCAAGTCGCTTGTAATTGTTGAATTATTTAATCACAATAAGGTTGAACAAAAAATACGCGTTGATCATAAAATATTctcttaaacatttaacatttttattttccatatatatatatatatatatatatatatatatatatatatatatatatatatatatatatatatatatatatatattggtaggatcaagagagaagtaaccattcggggggaagcgggggaagcaaaaacttttttttttctttttgttttttgaaaaaactttgttcacgaacattatagatgagatgaaaatatgaacatttagtagagacactttgtgataaatgtttttattttggcggaaaaacgctcgaagaagtaatatataacaattattgtgtttttcgagcatattttgaggttttagctattggggtttagatattagggtttagatattagggtttatagggtttagatattatggtttagaaatttagggtttagggtttagatttagggtttagatttaggatttagattgagtttttaaaacGAACGGTTTGTGTCAAAACGTGTATATAttgcagggacacgctaaccctgtgtgccgtagcacccaccaatcccatcccgaaagagacctgtgccagaaaagtacctcctcccagtacccacagtggcggcaagagcaatttttaccccagctagctagacccccgaaaacACTTCACAAATTCCCCCCGgaggagaaataattccatgcggagcgcccagactgagaatcgaacttgcgccttccttgtgtcaaagcttcccccactgtgggcccagggatcaaaggcatcgggtaccactgagctagaAGCTCGTcggtaacacgaacggtttagagtttagggtttagggtttatggaataaacccaaaacaccaaaccctaaaccctaaactctaaatcgggctaaattttacttcacaaaacatgaagaagaaaaaaacgttcatattcttcacgaacaatattatcttgaattttatttttgtcgatcgttttcccgcctaaataataacattcatcacgaagtgtctcttctaaatgttcatatttttgtgtgatcttgatgccgaaatttttttttttcagaaaaaacgaaatttttttttcttccccccgattggttacttccccattgatcctgcccatatatatatatatatatatatatatatatatatatatatatatatatatatatatatatatatatatatatatatatatatatttttctttttttttcttttcaaatgcCGATATCGACATCACCTAGATGATACTCCGTATTAGAATTCTATAAAGTAACTTTACACCATTCAaaatgtatactttaaataatgttttaaaaatattattgtttTTCATAATCACTTTTAATCAAAATTATTTAAATCATTTAGATTTTcaaacatttaatattttgatattcGATGACACGTTATTATAAATGACTAATACGACCTTGACGAGAAACTTTTCTTTTGGAGTGTTGGAAGGGGTCATCTGATTGACTTGGGTTGACCTAGACCAAGACTAAATCATGCATTATTGTCCTTTTCATCGAATCATTTCTTGATTTGAGAAATTACGTTGTAGTTGCAAGCCTGAATAACAGTTAATGTTAGTAATTATTGTATTCCATAATAACTTATTACTGTAATTCATTTATGTAAatgtttgtttatttatttatctatttctAAAATTACAATTATACTACTTCGTATAAAGTTAGTGACCTAGTGGTACAGACTTAATCTTTAAGGATGAAATACTTAAAGGCCCGAAGTTCGAATCACATAAACAAAAGATATACTTTTTTGTGGTCAAGAAGGTTCAACCCGATGACTCCAAGCTACTGCAAAATGGGCGCCAGTTGATTGATTAGTCCGTTTGCAAACATAATTGGAAACACgggttttttaaaaaataaaataaaaataaaactgcatttaATACATTATTATCCCAAGTTTAATCTTTATAGTATACAATTTAGAAGTATCGCCTTTTAGAAATAGATATGCATGCATTAATTATCAATCGATatcattttatattttaagtgattGATTATCGAATTAACAATGTAATATTGAGGAGTTTTTACTAAAGTTGTTCATTTTGTTTTAGAATCAAGTTTGGCACGTCCGATTCAATCAACTAAGACCGAATAAACCATTTGGAGTTAACCGGTCAATAACGGTAAATTAAGTGAAAACAGAGTTAAAGATTTATTATGTCTTATGTGTGTACGTCAACGAACATTATTATTACTGTAGACTGTCTTATGTCTTATGTCTAATCGGTTAACTTTAAATAAAAACATATTAAAAAGCAATTAACACTGTGGAAGTGTGGAACCTTCCCAACTTAGAACCGGACCGAGACGTACCATAGTGCCATGcgtaagtattattaataagtctTCCAAAACTTGCCAAAGCCCAGTTCATTAGAAAAGATTAGTTCATTAAAAAAGATTGGGCTTCAATATTAGAGCTCCACTCGGCCTTAAAGTATTAGAAGTATACCGGACAATTGTGACCCAAACACTCAAATTCGGGTCAAATGAGTCAAACTTTCaggtcaattgggtcttgagaaaAATTAGGCCTAACAatgtaaattaaaacttaaaaaaagattCAAATGAGTTTCTCTCCAACATATTGAGTCCTATACAAAAAATGAATGAACGGGTCTAATGAGTATCAATACTCAAAGATCAATAAATAGAAATAGGTCTAATGggttttgtgaatgggtcaaatgggtcaagcatAAAAAGTTCCATCCGTCAATAATTCATAAAGCATTCAtgtttatatcatttattatgtatattaatgtttcttatgtatatttaataaataataataactaaaataatgtaataaatgtaaaaaaagtgatgtaacccgtttgacccatttgacccaattgacttgtgacccgtttcgacccgttacccaaaccaacCCAACATGaaccattttgacccatttaaaaAATTGATCCgtttgacctatgacccatttcaacccaaaaccattttgacccgttacccgaattgacccaacctgacccgtttgccaggcatAATTAGAAGTATGCAGGCCTTGCTCAAGTTTACACCAGGGGATCATCCTAATTTTAATatgaaatataaataatatataatataaatgcatataaatataaatttattattgTATCATGTTTAGCTAATACTTTATTCGTATCATGTTTAGCTAATACTTTATTCGTATTAAAATAATTGtctaatctaatatatatatatatatatatatatatatatatatatatatatatatatatatatatatatatatatatatatatatatatacacacacacacacacacactagtaaAATGACCAGtaaaaccacgagtttgtttaaacgaaacaaattaatgatatgttttaggtattaagtgaatgtaaatactaaagtcatttagtttaatgaaccgTGGAACCAAGGATTTcgactaaaaaacttgtcgttgtttttacaaatatattgatatacttaatttgCTCAGAATAAATGAAgtacatttattctctcaccaccctcttccaattttcatcacattactatttttcttgttataaaagtctatattacaaccttttattgtttaaagtttgctttaaaaatgagtatttttattttttataataattattagtaataacaaatgtctcttgaatttttttcaaaaactaaaatacaattattatataaaagttctacaatatgcttcaaagtttataCATGTGTTTATGTGgtattttgtaaaagattgtacaatttgttttaaagtttgtacatatgatcatgaggtattttattataaggttatacataatgcttcagatattgtacatatgataatgagagtgttttaccataaagttgtacataatgctttatatattatacaatacaattaacatgttaataatatttttattaaatataattaattattttaatgacatcatcatgggagatttagatttttatttatttttgaattttttttaaacttgaataatctttatttatgacatcatcattttaaagATTTATATGATACTATATAATAGATACGTTTCAAAAAAATGTACACTTGCAAAAGATACTACCATAttattataattcagtaggcttataactacctttagtgacctattaactacttaaatatgtaacaatatataagaacaaagagagaagaaatattgatattgatattccaagagaaatggtacaccattaaatggctaccatacatgcctatttatagtgtaaaatattactatgcaagctatacaaagttgactaaaatttatcatccatatgactttttgtactcatattataacactcctccttggatgatcaattttattagagtgcaactagtactgtctcattaaaaaccttgctaaagaaaaacccagtgggataaaaactttagtcaagggaaaaagagtgcagtataaagttgactccccctcaagtagacatcgctgagtcgacACATATTTTGAACTTgcttcatgccaatattgtgaacgtgtgttctgaaaacagcggttgacagtgctttggtataaagatcagcagagttgttgattgaacgtatctcattttaatctggttgtcttatatgagaagaatctgaggttttcatctgaaactgtatcatctaaatcttttatgtacaagtttagcccatgtgatttgtctacaatctccttcatggtttgctcaaacccttgtttcaattcctatttccttttagtcttttctgagccttaccaacataccattcttttccatcaaacttatgaccgttaagaccgtctatgactTTGGcacctcgtcagcatttatattttgttctgtcacttttgatactcttctttcatttgtattatgcaagctgcattatcttcatagttgttggtgaagatagttgttggtcttttatagcgttctagtccacaagaatcaataatgatttgtgtcattgatctcaatcaaaaacattttcgagtagttttatataacgcaatcacttcgtcatgatttgatgatgttgcaacaagtgtttgttttaagaatgccatgattttgtggtacctccaaatagaaatacatatcgagtttgagatttatctttatgaggatttgatgaatgacctgcatatacataatcaaccaaatcttgttttgaagcgttagaataaaataattttaaatcagtaattcctcaagggtatcaaagtatctgcttgatcccatttcaatgtctttttgtatGAGTTggactgaaccttgtcaacaaattaactgcaaaagaaatatcaggtcttgtacaatttgtaaaatacataataaccccaattgcactaagatatagaACTTCTGATCAGTAAAGATCTTTAGAATCTTCACggagatgaaatggatcagtgtcaatattgagtgatatatcaaccaatgattttgtatttaaaaatgttttaaaatcttttcggtataagttgtttgatgtacaagtaaaccattaggcaggTGCTAAATTTGCAATCCAAGTCAATACTGATCTCTTtagttgttcatatgatgttatgatcattgacataaacaacttacaatcacatatccggacattgttttcttaataagaacgcATGTGCAAatgagattatttgtataccccttttcttatcaagtaatcacttaatcgggtataccatatgcgatccgattgtttcaatccatataaagacctttgtagttTAATTGAGTACATCTCTTTGTGTTTTGCatttgataccttaaacccttcatggatattcatgtatatatcactatcaagtgcttcatttaaataagtagtaataacatctatgagatgcatttctaaatttttagaaactgttaggctgttaagtatctaaaagtaattgcatccataacaggagaataagttttcctcataatccattcatggtctttgagagaaatcttgagttacaagtctagctttatcttgtaacctcatttttatcatttctttttcggataaaaattcatttttatctcatacgtttcacatctttaaaagtgacaacgattgatccgaaaacttttctttattgagcgattctaattcagcttgtattgctcctatccattgagtccaatcatgtctattttgacatgcaatgacagattttggttctagatcatcatctttattcatgatgtcattgtaagattatatgaaaaattctcatcaatattttgtcattccatttcggttccatattattgcataatttattgcaatttatgtatttatatttatcaatatcctctgcagaaggaatattgatttgtggttcttcttgaacactttcttttacctcattatcagctgattttcttttcgaggattttttatctttggaaccaattggtcttccacttttcagacgtggcaaagactcaagagtgacattattgccagcttttggaatttcaattcgggctggagcatttgctgctggtatatatgatttagtcacctttttttttttttttttttgtaaatgcatcaggcaatttattcgcaagttcttgcatatgcgttATTTATTGAACTtcaatctcgcattcttttgtgcgaggatcaagatacattaattgaggttcacaccatgaaacatcattttctttatttttttttatttctccccctaatctagggaacaatgtttcattaaagtgacaatcagcaaaacgtgctgtaaaaacatcacccgtcatgggttcaatatatcttatgattgaagatgtttcatattcaacatatatttcaatccttctttgaggaaccatttgttgtggtggtgcaattaaaaatacactgcacaaccaaatgttctaagatggaaaatatttggctctcgaccaaaattgagttggtaatggagaatatttatgacttgcacttggtttaatgcgaattaatgtcgcattatgtaaatttacatgtccccatataaatattgagagttttgtactcatttccaattgtctagttattagctgcaagcgtttatctattgattcagctaaaccaattttgtgtatgcacatgagcaactggatgttcaacaacaatccctttagacatataataatcatttaatgcttgagatgttaactcaccagcattatcaagtctcatccttttaatggtgtaatcagaataatgtgttctcaatttaataatttgtgcaagaaacttttcaaatgccatattacggcttgataacacacaaacatgagaccatccgctagatgcgtctattagaaccatgaaatatcaaaatggtccacatgatggatgaattggtccatatatataaccttgaattctttcaagaa includes these proteins:
- the LOC139852071 gene encoding uncharacterized protein gives rise to the protein MAEQEYIKSKISVWWDIENCQVPKGFEPHSIAQNISSALVNMNYCGPVSISAYGDTNRIPSSVQQGLNSTGIALNHVPAGVKDASDKKILVDMLFWAVDNPAPCTYLLISGDRDFSNALHQLRMRKYNILLAQPHKASVSLLAAAKSVWLWTSLLAGGPPLTNGESPQPVDNGYGHGQSGHIPVSEPVQILDNGYGNPNPGLQKFASLGKTTDFKPKGKPLRKNFSQPVMSITSSPPNGSMEYQIKSNSQQPGYMQPSHTANVSSSGSNPNYIHVHPDYSWSNGNNATGYQGHHPQSVKPINPPGTPALAPINFFPPNSHTRPHYTPHRPEYVPDVGKLNLKESSVTAKPLNGRHPIQNSTNSANHAYANSPQKGHGMPNKSTLNKYPANNPDSKPSTSSPPDTTNGCGVWGTPGCPKPPESVQRMIGIILLALNTLKTEKILPTEENITSCIQYGDPKQRNIDVKKALESAVKQQLVVKQNLGLVPLFVGKNERVWNCVNPEGNNIKDYSKQTWDKLQNFLSTPAARSAIANSNCRYEAALIIQRSCLKDSALGDVIHILYLAITGKKWIVPNPDGWQPVTITLLGSTPTPSSDH